Proteins encoded within one genomic window of Pigmentiphaga sp. H8:
- a CDS encoding YbdK family carboxylate-amine ligase — protein MQSIAFTASAPNTLGIELELQIVDPQTFDLRGAAEELLAQIANHPYADRVKPEITRSMIELNSSVHTDPARLLEEMREMRDLLVEAADAVGVRVAGGGTHAFMRWHDRTIFDSPRFQYLSEMYGYLARQFTVFGQHIHLGVPSGDAAIAMTQKLSPYVPHFIAMSASSPYFEGVDTQFACSRLNALNAFPMCGHLPPEVEDWHGFEAYFAQLQGSGLIESIKDLYWDVRPKPEFGTVEIRVCDTPLTVEKACQLAAFAQALGIVLADEPTPGAEAWMAYRTNRFQATRFGLHGNYVDPVQGRIRLSEHLRMTFERLMPVARGLGTADLLEALREEIFTHGGDSKWLRAQYNRGEEIAEVVEAAVGAWRGEAPTEVEPRLPELPARRRVRASSEPILNLDGMKPFAFKRLGGRLH, from the coding sequence ATGCAGTCCATCGCATTCACGGCATCCGCGCCCAACACGCTGGGCATCGAGCTCGAACTCCAGATCGTCGATCCGCAAACCTTCGACTTGCGGGGCGCCGCCGAAGAGCTGCTTGCCCAGATCGCCAACCATCCCTACGCGGACCGGGTCAAACCCGAGATCACCCGGTCCATGATCGAACTGAATTCATCGGTGCACACCGATCCCGCCCGCCTGCTGGAAGAGATGCGCGAGATGCGCGACCTGCTGGTCGAGGCCGCCGACGCCGTTGGCGTGCGCGTGGCCGGCGGCGGCACGCACGCGTTCATGCGCTGGCATGACCGGACCATCTTCGATTCGCCCCGCTTCCAGTACCTGTCCGAGATGTACGGCTACCTGGCCCGCCAGTTCACGGTGTTCGGCCAGCACATCCACCTTGGCGTGCCCAGCGGCGATGCCGCGATCGCCATGACCCAGAAGCTGTCGCCCTACGTGCCGCACTTCATCGCGATGTCGGCCTCGTCGCCCTACTTCGAGGGGGTCGACACCCAGTTCGCGTGCAGCCGCCTGAACGCGCTGAACGCCTTCCCCATGTGCGGGCACCTGCCTCCCGAGGTGGAGGACTGGCACGGCTTCGAAGCCTACTTCGCCCAGTTGCAGGGGTCGGGCCTGATCGAGAGCATCAAGGACCTGTACTGGGACGTGCGGCCCAAGCCCGAGTTCGGCACCGTCGAGATCCGCGTCTGCGATACCCCGCTTACCGTCGAGAAGGCGTGCCAGCTGGCCGCTTTCGCGCAGGCGCTGGGCATCGTCCTGGCCGACGAGCCCACGCCCGGCGCCGAGGCGTGGATGGCCTACCGGACCAACCGCTTCCAGGCCACCCGCTTCGGCCTGCACGGCAACTACGTCGATCCCGTACAGGGCCGCATCCGCCTGAGCGAACACCTGCGCATGACCTTCGAGCGGCTGATGCCGGTGGCGCGCGGCCTGGGCACCGCGGACCTGCTGGAGGCCCTGCGCGAAGAAATCTTCACGCACGGCGGCGACAGCAAGTGGCTGCGGGCCCAGTACAACCGCGGCGAGGAAATCGCCGAGGTGGTCGAGGCGGCGGTGGGCGCCTGGCGAGGGGAAGCGCCGACCGAGGTCGAGCCGCGCCTGCCCGAACTGCCCGCGCGCCGTCGGGTGCGGGCCAGTTCCGAGCCCATCCTGAACCTGGACGGCATGAAGCCGTTCGCGTTCAAGCGGCTGGGCGGGCGGCTGCACTGA